The Streptomyces sp. NBC_01244 genome contains a region encoding:
- a CDS encoding nucleotide sugar dehydrogenase, whose translation MPADLAVIGLGHLGLPLAQAAVAAGIETVGYDSGPATDSTLTAAEIRRMSAAGFRVTTNPAELGRVRTAVICAPTQLGADRALDLSAVGEAGRTLAARLRPHTTVILESAAHPGVTEDYLRPILESGSRLRAGRDFHLAYSPSRLDPGNRTHGISNTPRVIGGLTPACTESAHAFYARLTDKVVRARGLREAETVQLLETNYRHVNIALMNEMAVLCHDLGVDLWDVIRCAETKPYGFQAFRPGPGVGGHGVPLDPNYLPHTTRTPGHPLRMVGLAQEINDRMPQYVIQRSATLLNEHGKSARGARVLLLGVTYKPDLADQEGSPAREIASRLLDLGALISYHDPYIAGWRVRDQPVPRAESLYEAAANADLTILLQHHRTYDLQGLAVKAQLLLDTRGASPAGAAHRL comes from the coding sequence ATGCCCGCAGATCTCGCCGTCATCGGACTCGGCCATCTCGGCCTCCCGCTCGCCCAGGCAGCCGTGGCCGCCGGGATCGAGACGGTCGGCTACGACAGCGGTCCGGCGACGGACTCCACCCTCACCGCCGCCGAGATCCGCCGCATGTCGGCGGCCGGCTTCCGGGTCACCACCAACCCCGCCGAGCTCGGCCGGGTCCGCACCGCCGTCATCTGCGCCCCTACCCAGCTCGGCGCGGATCGTGCGCTCGACCTGTCCGCGGTCGGCGAGGCGGGCCGCACGCTCGCCGCCCGGCTGCGCCCGCACACCACCGTCATCCTCGAATCGGCGGCCCACCCCGGCGTCACCGAGGACTACCTGCGCCCGATCCTCGAATCGGGCTCCCGCCTGCGCGCCGGCCGGGACTTCCACCTGGCCTACTCCCCCAGCCGCCTCGACCCCGGCAACCGCACGCACGGCATCTCCAACACCCCCAGGGTCATCGGCGGCCTCACCCCCGCCTGCACCGAGTCCGCACACGCCTTCTACGCCCGGCTCACCGACAAGGTGGTCCGCGCCCGCGGCCTGCGCGAGGCCGAAACGGTCCAGCTCCTCGAAACGAACTACCGGCACGTCAACATCGCCCTCATGAACGAGATGGCCGTGCTCTGCCACGACCTGGGCGTGGACCTGTGGGACGTCATCCGCTGCGCCGAGACCAAGCCGTACGGGTTCCAGGCCTTCCGCCCCGGCCCCGGAGTCGGCGGCCACGGCGTCCCCCTCGACCCCAACTACCTCCCCCACACCACCCGCACCCCGGGCCACCCGCTGCGCATGGTCGGCCTGGCGCAGGAGATCAACGACCGGATGCCGCAGTACGTCATCCAGCGCAGCGCGACCCTGCTCAACGAGCACGGCAAGTCCGCGCGCGGCGCCCGCGTCCTCCTCCTGGGCGTCACCTACAAGCCCGACCTCGCCGACCAGGAGGGCTCCCCGGCGCGCGAGATCGCCAGCCGCCTCCTCGACCTCGGTGCGCTGATCAGCTACCACGACCCGTACATCGCCGGATGGCGCGTCAGGGACCAGCCCGTCCCCCGCGCCGAATCGTTGTACGAGGCCGCCGCCAACGCCGATCTGACGATCCTGCTCCAGCACCACCGCACCTACGACCTGCAAGGCCTGGCGGTGAAGGCCCAGTTGCTCCTGGACACCCGAGGCGCCAGCCCGGCGGGCGCCGCACACCGCCTCTAG
- a CDS encoding glycerol-3-phosphate dehydrogenase/oxidase, protein MGGSGGRASLGPVQRAEALAGMAERELDVLVVGAGVVGAGTALDAVTRGLATGLVEARDWASGTSSRSSKLIHGGLRYLEMLDFALVREALKERGLLLGRLAPHLVKPVPFLYPLQHKGWERFYAGSGVALYDAMSLSSGHGRGLPTHRHLSRKRALRIAPALRKDALVGALQYYDAQMDDARYVATLVRTAAAYGAQCANRARVVGFLREGERVVGARVQDVEGGGEYEIRAKQIVNATGVWTDDTQALIGERGQFHVRASKGIHLVVPKDRIHSSTGLILRTEKSVLFVIPWGRHWIVGTTDTDWDLDKAHPAASSADIDYLLEHVNSVLAVPLTRDDVQGVYAGLRPLLAGESDATSKLSREHTVAHPVPGLVVVAGGKYTTYRVMAKDAVDEAVHGLDQRVAPCVTEDVPLVGAEGYRALWNGRARIAARTGLHVVRVEHLLNRFGSLTEELLALIAEDPSLGEPLTGADDYLRAEVVYAASHEGARHLDDVLTRRTRISIETFDRGTRSARECAELMAPVLGWDEQQIEKEVEHYEKRVQAERESQRQPDDQTADAARLGAPDIVPL, encoded by the coding sequence ATGGGGGGGAGCGGTGGGCGGGCCTCGCTGGGGCCCGTGCAGCGGGCCGAGGCGCTCGCCGGGATGGCCGAGCGGGAGCTGGACGTGTTGGTGGTCGGGGCCGGTGTGGTGGGCGCCGGTACCGCCCTCGATGCCGTGACCAGGGGTCTCGCCACCGGACTGGTGGAGGCGCGGGACTGGGCTTCGGGCACCTCCAGCCGTTCCAGCAAGCTCATCCACGGCGGGCTCAGATACCTGGAGATGCTCGACTTCGCCCTCGTGCGGGAGGCGCTCAAGGAGCGCGGCCTGCTGCTGGGGCGGCTCGCACCGCACCTGGTGAAGCCGGTGCCCTTCCTCTACCCGCTGCAGCACAAGGGGTGGGAGCGGTTCTATGCCGGGTCGGGCGTCGCGCTGTACGACGCCATGTCGCTCTCCAGCGGCCACGGGCGAGGGCTGCCGACGCACCGGCACCTCTCGCGCAAGCGCGCCCTGCGGATCGCGCCGGCGCTGCGCAAGGACGCACTGGTGGGCGCCCTGCAGTACTACGACGCCCAAATGGACGACGCGCGCTACGTGGCGACCCTGGTCCGGACGGCCGCGGCGTACGGGGCGCAGTGCGCCAACCGGGCGAGGGTCGTCGGCTTCCTGAGGGAGGGCGAGCGGGTGGTCGGCGCGCGGGTGCAGGACGTGGAGGGCGGCGGGGAGTACGAGATCCGGGCGAAGCAGATCGTGAACGCCACGGGGGTGTGGACGGACGACACCCAGGCGCTGATCGGGGAGCGCGGGCAGTTCCACGTGCGGGCTTCGAAGGGCATCCACCTCGTCGTCCCCAAGGACCGGATCCACTCCTCGACCGGGCTGATCCTGCGGACCGAGAAGTCGGTGCTCTTCGTCATCCCGTGGGGCCGCCACTGGATCGTGGGCACCACGGACACCGACTGGGACCTGGACAAGGCGCACCCGGCGGCGTCGAGCGCGGACATCGACTACCTGCTGGAGCACGTGAACTCGGTGCTGGCCGTCCCGCTCACCCGGGACGACGTCCAGGGGGTCTACGCCGGCCTGCGGCCGCTGCTGGCCGGGGAGTCGGACGCGACGAGCAAGCTCTCGCGCGAGCACACGGTGGCGCACCCCGTACCGGGGCTCGTGGTGGTCGCCGGCGGCAAGTACACGACGTACCGGGTGATGGCCAAGGACGCGGTGGACGAGGCGGTGCACGGGCTGGACCAGCGGGTCGCGCCGTGCGTGACGGAGGACGTGCCGCTGGTCGGTGCCGAGGGGTACCGGGCCCTGTGGAACGGCCGGGCGCGGATCGCCGCGCGGACGGGGCTCCATGTGGTGCGGGTGGAGCACCTCTTGAACCGGTTCGGCTCGCTGACGGAGGAGCTGCTGGCACTGATCGCGGAAGACCCCTCCCTCGGGGAGCCGCTGACGGGGGCCGACGACTACCTCCGGGCCGAGGTGGTCTACGCGGCCTCGCACGAGGGGGCGCGGCACCTGGACGACGTGCTGACGAGGCGGACGCGGATCTCGATCGAGACCTTCGACCGGGGGACGCGATCGGCGCGCGAGTGCGCGGAGTTGATGGCTCCGGTCCTGGGATGGGACGAGCAGCAGATCGAGAAGGAAGTGGAGCACTACGAGAAGAGGGTGCAGGCGGAACGGGAATCGCAGCGCCAGCCGGACGATCAGACGGCGGACGCGGCGAGGCTGGGGGCGCCGGACATCGTCCCGTTGTAA
- a CDS encoding serine/threonine-protein kinase, with amino-acid sequence MSKPEHTESPEPSVGTGSPVPPATPPTDPKSPAEPPAAGAAKRAAAGAAKAGDGSAADPAGAEAGAGGAAESAKPAAGVTGPEDAKPAASAAEPEPRKPAAAKAAGGAEPEDAKPAGVGAGSEGVAKAARVKAEPEDAKPAGVGAGSEGVAKAARVKGEPEDAKPVGAKAELRKAAVVKADGAGEGAKPVAVSKADEVAAAVKAAAAKAGQGAQDEGRLLAGRYRLSDVLGKGGMGTVWRARDETLGRTVAVKELRFGSGVDEDEKRRLITRTLREAKAIARIRSGGAVTVYDVVDEDGRPWIVMELIEGPSLAEFIRESGPLTPRRAAEVGLAVLDVLRAAHRQGILHRDVKPSNVLLADHGNGRVILTDFGIAQVEGDPSVTSTGMLVGAPSYISPERARGQRPGPPADMWSLGGLLYAAVEGVPPYDKGSALATLTAVMTEPVEPPKNAGPLTEVIYGLLVKDPAHRLDDDRARALLTAVIEAPEPPAPVLAPEVEETRQISLAEARDAAEKAAADKAAKAAEKAEKKERERREREQRERARAALKSARKAAAASAAASAAATAVTATAAESPSPRPSPVAAPLTDVVPRRTIALAIAGVVVALAVIGSVIAYAISGDDEKDGSLKDGKGGSSAAASSPAAGSSPPPSTSPSPTPSPTPSPKSGESSGGGAASPGPGTSQGSGTNPGQGQGATPGGALPGIPPGYVQVDDPGFHFAMVMPEGFKQTGVIGDNDGVIYSRDGGFPRIQIDFNSSPKDDARAAWLALAPGVASSSSNYNLVRLEAVDYRGYPTVADWEFERDQKGARVRVLDRGFRIDSKHGYAIMITCVADQWAAAECTQLRTTAFDTFQPRG; translated from the coding sequence ATGTCGAAGCCGGAGCACACCGAGTCGCCGGAGCCGTCTGTCGGGACGGGATCGCCGGTGCCTCCGGCGACACCCCCGACGGACCCGAAGTCTCCCGCCGAGCCGCCCGCGGCGGGAGCCGCGAAGCGTGCCGCGGCGGGCGCTGCGAAGGCCGGTGACGGGTCGGCCGCCGACCCCGCCGGTGCCGAAGCCGGTGCGGGCGGGGCCGCGGAGTCCGCGAAGCCCGCTGCGGGGGTGACCGGTCCCGAGGACGCGAAGCCCGCGGCTTCCGCGGCGGAGCCGGAGCCGCGGAAGCCGGCTGCGGCGAAGGCTGCCGGTGGGGCCGAGCCGGAGGATGCGAAGCCCGCGGGTGTGGGCGCCGGGTCCGAGGGTGTGGCGAAGGCTGCCCGGGTGAAGGCCGAGCCGGAGGATGCGAAGCCTGCGGGTGTGGGCGCCGGGTCCGAGGGTGTGGCGAAGGCTGCCCGGGTGAAGGGCGAGCCGGAGGACGCGAAGCCCGTCGGTGCGAAGGCGGAGTTGCGGAAGGCCGCCGTCGTGAAGGCGGACGGTGCGGGCGAGGGCGCGAAGCCCGTCGCGGTGAGCAAGGCCGACGAGGTGGCCGCCGCCGTCAAGGCCGCCGCGGCCAAGGCGGGACAGGGCGCTCAGGACGAGGGCCGGCTGCTCGCGGGCCGGTACCGGCTCAGTGACGTCCTCGGCAAGGGCGGCATGGGCACCGTCTGGCGCGCCCGGGACGAGACCCTCGGCCGGACCGTCGCCGTCAAGGAACTCCGCTTCGGCAGCGGCGTCGACGAGGACGAGAAGCGCCGCCTCATCACCCGCACCCTCCGCGAGGCGAAAGCCATCGCCCGGATCCGCAGCGGCGGCGCGGTGACCGTCTACGACGTCGTCGACGAGGACGGCCGGCCGTGGATCGTCATGGAGCTCATCGAGGGCCCCTCGCTCGCGGAGTTCATCCGCGAGAGCGGCCCGCTGACCCCCCGCCGCGCCGCGGAAGTCGGCCTCGCCGTGCTCGACGTGCTCCGTGCCGCCCACCGCCAGGGCATCTTGCACCGGGACGTGAAGCCCTCCAACGTGCTCCTCGCCGACCACGGCAACGGCCGCGTGATCCTCACCGACTTCGGCATCGCCCAGGTCGAGGGCGACCCCTCCGTCACCTCCACCGGCATGCTCGTCGGCGCGCCCTCGTACATCTCGCCCGAGCGGGCCCGCGGCCAGCGCCCCGGCCCGCCGGCGGACATGTGGTCACTCGGCGGCCTGCTGTACGCCGCCGTCGAGGGGGTTCCCCCGTACGACAAGGGGTCGGCGCTCGCGACGCTCACCGCCGTGATGACCGAGCCCGTCGAACCGCCCAAGAACGCCGGCCCGCTGACCGAGGTCATCTACGGCCTCCTCGTCAAGGACCCCGCCCACCGGCTCGACGACGACCGCGCGCGGGCGCTGCTCACCGCCGTGATCGAAGCACCCGAGCCGCCGGCCCCCGTACTCGCCCCGGAGGTCGAGGAGACCCGGCAGATATCGCTCGCCGAGGCCCGCGACGCCGCCGAGAAGGCGGCTGCCGACAAGGCGGCCAAGGCCGCCGAGAAGGCGGAGAAGAAGGAACGCGAGCGCCGTGAGCGCGAGCAGCGCGAGCGTGCCCGCGCGGCGTTGAAGTCGGCCCGCAAGGCGGCGGCCGCCAGTGCCGCGGCCTCGGCCGCCGCCACGGCCGTGACCGCGACCGCCGCGGAGTCCCCGTCGCCGCGCCCGTCGCCCGTCGCGGCCCCGCTCACCGACGTCGTGCCGCGCCGCACCATCGCGCTCGCGATAGCCGGCGTGGTCGTGGCGCTCGCCGTCATCGGCTCGGTCATCGCGTACGCCATCAGCGGTGACGACGAGAAGGACGGTTCGCTGAAGGACGGCAAGGGCGGCAGTTCCGCAGCCGCTTCGAGCCCCGCCGCCGGCTCCTCGCCCCCGCCTTCGACCTCACCCTCGCCCACTCCCTCGCCCACTCCCTCGCCGAAGTCCGGAGAGTCGTCCGGCGGAGGGGCCGCCTCGCCGGGCCCGGGCACGTCGCAGGGCTCCGGCACCAATCCCGGCCAGGGCCAGGGCGCCACGCCCGGGGGAGCCCTGCCCGGGATCCCGCCCGGGTACGTCCAGGTCGACGACCCCGGGTTCCATTTCGCGATGGTCATGCCCGAGGGCTTCAAGCAGACCGGCGTGATAGGGGACAACGACGGCGTCATCTACAGCCGCGACGGTGGTTTCCCGCGCATCCAGATCGACTTCAACAGCTCGCCGAAGGACGATGCCCGCGCCGCCTGGCTGGCGCTGGCCCCGGGCGTGGCGAGCAGCAGCAGCAACTACAACCTGGTACGCCTCGAAGCGGTCGACTACCGCGGGTACCCGACCGTCGCGGACTGGGAGTTCGAGCGGGACCAGAAGGGTGCGCGGGTACGGGTGCTCGACCGCGGGTTCCGGATCGACTCGAAGCACGGCTACGCCATCATGATCACCTGCGTCGCGGACCAGTGGGCCGCGGCGGAGTGCACGCAGCTGCGCACCACGGCGTTCGACACCTTCCAGCCACGCGGCTGA
- a CDS encoding serine/threonine protein kinase, which translates to MEDYAGRILAERYRLPLPPSDAYELIETRAFDTRSGQEVLVRQVPLPEVVDAELLDGTRGGPPAAGGRRVPQGELPAVRRAIEAAQAAASVPDHPRLDQVFDVFAEGGSLWIVSELVPARPLAALIADEPLSPYRAAEVAADVLTALRVLHGHGWTHRNITMRTVLICEDGRVVLTGLAAGAAEDALCGYDPVPPRDGYAGGYGHAALAGPGVDAGYGQGPEAGAGSVGGQRGGQPGWEQLGERYDDSYGSGPAEPSGRNGVHGPGAAVQGAGNAAEYAPLVAPGYDTGPRYRDHISPGTTGTAGTSAAPGTSGPPGPPSTSGTPGTPGASDTPGTPGTSGNPGDRPDLKAAARAGAIAAYRAGAQAAARIAEQRKAGAEPAPEQEAEPRPEGSKVPQGYSYPYGGPDSGATWHGATPRRQALPPAEAEPPARAEPPARAALPAQLALPQGYQQADAPGDGRAPGQPTAPGGRAQPQDGAEHRAAPGPGYDPGHGQPSPGPGHPDQAGFDRPVPRDGAGYLGQPRLGPDRPDPAGPGHGDPQGAAGWGSGPRSGLDAERARQTRMAVVGAVTERWAPEQAQAVHGPWQLAAPVGPATDLWGLGALLYRAVQGHAPYPEDSVAELVEMVCAEPPAFAEECGPLRPIVESLLRQDPTERPDFEELRGWLRSLVRSAPEPEGGFAMLPPVVEDPARLPVVRRRADLHGRHRSAEHPRTSRSLGRSLLLGILVLLSGAVAYALFFMPGAADPQGGGQKAAGMRPPAATPSQSPGRGPGQSPSPKASGSGRAPSPSANPPESRPAPQTNAPAPPGYTVQQDAEHFSINVPNGWERRGMNESGQVRYTEGDFVLTVVPGRDKVQGNPDPATYQKDKEPELAPYRSSTWSSVSDIKSTKVGNQLRVTGRYTWIDGNGRSVVARNFVVALGGSYHVVMVTGPQDQEGKVTETFEQATASYKSGG; encoded by the coding sequence GTGGAGGACTACGCGGGCCGGATCCTGGCCGAGCGCTACCGTCTGCCGCTGCCGCCGTCGGACGCTTACGAACTGATCGAGACCCGGGCCTTCGACACGCGCAGTGGCCAGGAAGTCCTCGTACGGCAGGTGCCGTTGCCGGAGGTCGTCGACGCGGAGCTGCTGGACGGCACGCGGGGCGGTCCCCCCGCCGCGGGGGGCCGGCGCGTACCGCAGGGTGAACTGCCCGCCGTGCGCAGGGCGATCGAGGCGGCGCAGGCGGCGGCTTCCGTGCCGGACCATCCGCGGCTGGACCAGGTCTTCGACGTGTTCGCGGAGGGCGGTTCGCTGTGGATAGTGAGCGAACTCGTCCCGGCCAGACCGCTGGCGGCGCTGATCGCCGACGAGCCGCTGAGCCCGTACCGGGCCGCGGAGGTGGCGGCGGACGTGCTGACCGCACTGCGGGTGCTGCACGGGCACGGGTGGACACACCGGAACATCACCATGCGGACGGTGCTGATCTGCGAAGACGGGCGAGTCGTCCTGACGGGGCTCGCGGCGGGGGCCGCGGAGGACGCCCTGTGCGGATACGACCCGGTCCCCCCGCGGGACGGGTACGCAGGCGGGTACGGCCACGCCGCCTTGGCCGGGCCGGGGGTGGACGCCGGGTACGGACAGGGACCCGAGGCCGGTGCGGGGTCGGTCGGCGGGCAGCGGGGCGGGCAGCCGGGCTGGGAGCAGCTCGGCGAGCGGTACGACGACTCCTACGGGAGCGGGCCCGCGGAGCCTTCCGGACGCAATGGCGTGCACGGTCCGGGTGCGGCCGTCCAGGGGGCTGGGAACGCGGCGGAGTACGCGCCGCTCGTGGCTCCGGGGTACGACACCGGGCCGCGCTACCGGGACCACATAAGCCCGGGCACGACCGGTACCGCAGGCACGTCCGCAGCCCCCGGTACTTCCGGGCCCCCCGGCCCTCCCAGCACCTCCGGCACTCCGGGAACTCCCGGCGCTTCCGACACTCCCGGCACTCCCGGGACCTCCGGCAACCCCGGGGACCGGCCCGATCTGAAGGCCGCCGCGCGGGCCGGGGCCATCGCCGCGTACCGGGCCGGGGCCCAGGCCGCCGCGCGGATCGCCGAGCAGCGCAAGGCCGGCGCGGAGCCCGCGCCGGAGCAGGAGGCGGAGCCGAGGCCGGAGGGGTCGAAGGTGCCGCAGGGGTACTCGTACCCGTACGGCGGCCCGGACAGCGGTGCGACCTGGCACGGAGCCACCCCGCGCCGCCAGGCCCTGCCTCCGGCCGAAGCGGAACCGCCGGCCCGAGCGGAACCCCCGGCCCGAGCCGCGCTGCCGGCGCAACTCGCCCTTCCCCAGGGCTACCAGCAGGCGGACGCCCCGGGCGACGGCCGGGCCCCCGGGCAGCCGACGGCGCCGGGCGGCCGGGCGCAGCCCCAGGACGGCGCGGAGCACCGGGCGGCCCCCGGGCCGGGGTACGACCCCGGCCACGGGCAGCCTTCTCCGGGACCGGGCCACCCGGACCAGGCGGGCTTCGACCGGCCGGTCCCGCGGGACGGCGCCGGGTACCTAGGGCAGCCCCGGCTCGGGCCGGACCGCCCGGATCCGGCGGGCCCCGGCCACGGCGACCCGCAGGGCGCCGCCGGGTGGGGGAGCGGGCCGCGGAGCGGGCTCGATGCCGAGCGGGCCCGGCAGACGCGGATGGCCGTGGTCGGGGCCGTTACCGAGCGGTGGGCTCCCGAGCAGGCGCAGGCCGTGCACGGGCCGTGGCAGCTGGCCGCGCCGGTCGGGCCGGCCACCGACCTGTGGGGGCTCGGCGCGCTGCTGTACCGGGCCGTACAGGGCCATGCCCCGTACCCCGAGGACAGCGTCGCCGAGCTCGTGGAGATGGTCTGCGCCGAGCCCCCCGCCTTCGCCGAGGAGTGCGGCCCGCTGCGCCCCATCGTGGAGTCCTTGCTGCGCCAGGACCCGACCGAGCGGCCCGACTTCGAGGAGCTCCGCGGCTGGCTGCGCTCCCTCGTGCGGTCCGCCCCGGAACCCGAGGGCGGCTTCGCCATGCTGCCGCCGGTGGTGGAGGACCCGGCCAGGCTGCCCGTCGTACGGCGGCGAGCCGACCTGCACGGCCGGCACCGCAGCGCCGAACACCCCCGCACGTCGCGTTCGCTGGGGCGTTCCCTGTTACTCGGGATCCTCGTCCTGCTCTCGGGAGCGGTGGCCTACGCCCTGTTCTTCATGCCCGGAGCCGCCGATCCGCAGGGCGGCGGGCAGAAGGCCGCCGGAATGAGGCCGCCCGCCGCGACCCCGTCGCAGAGCCCGGGCCGCGGCCCCGGCCAGAGCCCGAGCCCGAAGGCGAGCGGGTCCGGCCGGGCTCCGAGCCCTTCCGCGAACCCGCCCGAGTCCAGGCCCGCCCCGCAGACCAACGCCCCCGCTCCGCCCGGGTACACCGTCCAGCAGGACGCCGAGCACTTCTCGATCAACGTCCCGAACGGCTGGGAGCGCCGCGGAATGAACGAGTCCGGTCAGGTCCGCTACACGGAGGGGGACTTCGTGCTGACCGTCGTCCCCGGCCGGGACAAGGTCCAGGGCAACCCCGACCCGGCCACCTACCAGAAGGACAAGGAGCCCGAACTGGCCCCGTACCGCTCCTCCACCTGGTCCAGCGTCAGCGACATCAAGTCCACCAAGGTCGGCAACCAGCTCCGCGTGACCGGCCGGTACACCTGGATCGACGGCAACGGCCGGTCCGTCGTGGCCCGCAATTTCGTCGTCGCGCTCGGAGGTTCCTACCACGTCGTCATGGTCACGGGCCCGCAGGACCAGGAGGGCAAGGTCACCGAGACCTTCGAGCAGGCGACGGCCAGCTACAAGAGCGGCGGCTGA
- a CDS encoding serine/threonine-protein kinase: protein MEQQTGAGAVLAGRYRLVEPIGRGGMGKVWRAHDELLHRTVAVKELTAGLYVAQADRDVLHARTQKEARAAARIQHPAVVTVHDVLEHDDRPWIVMEYIDGPSLADAAKTAGRIEPREAARIGLHVLGALRAAHAVGVLHRDVKPGNVMLAKDGRVMLADFGIAAIEGDSSITRTGELVGSIDYLAPERVTGGSPDPASDLWSLGATLYTAVEARSPFRRTSPISSLQAVVNEEPPAPTHAGALAPVITALLRKDPAQRPSADEAEQMLLQAMEGREPKSAQAYVPTRAMGSDELGAARNEPADTATLPGNGEPGANQDQNQGRAPEPVPGQGPGQGPAPAFAARSESGPGGQGGHPGPGGSGGPGRRDAGAPGWIGRAAVIAVVAALLGGGGVFGILKYTSDSDTDGGIPGRTAGAKESPGASSGAGGGKGQAEEVPPAGWSKVVDKEGFALFVPDGWKRREDGSQIDYTGDGGKHFIRIAMDRKPLFKDPYAHLLDLEKQVAKRSDYVRQTLHPNTFRGQVKAALWEFAWTERTGAFTGPRKAIEQMYYTPDGTEYAVYMSGPVADWDTTRSQFDVVLSGWQPAPAR, encoded by the coding sequence GTGGAACAGCAGACAGGTGCGGGTGCGGTGCTCGCAGGCCGGTACCGGCTCGTGGAGCCCATCGGCAGGGGCGGCATGGGCAAGGTGTGGCGCGCCCACGACGAGCTGCTGCACAGGACGGTCGCCGTCAAGGAACTGACGGCCGGGCTGTACGTCGCCCAGGCGGACCGGGACGTCCTGCACGCCCGGACGCAGAAGGAGGCCCGGGCCGCGGCCCGGATCCAGCATCCGGCGGTCGTCACCGTGCACGACGTACTGGAACACGACGACCGGCCCTGGATCGTCATGGAGTACATCGACGGCCCCTCCCTCGCGGACGCGGCGAAGACGGCCGGCCGGATCGAACCCCGCGAGGCGGCCCGGATCGGGCTGCACGTGCTCGGCGCGCTGCGCGCCGCGCACGCGGTCGGCGTACTGCACCGGGACGTCAAACCGGGCAACGTGATGCTCGCCAAGGACGGGCGGGTGATGCTCGCCGACTTCGGCATCGCCGCGATCGAGGGCGACTCCTCCATCACGCGCACCGGCGAACTCGTCGGCTCCATCGACTACCTGGCCCCCGAACGGGTCACCGGCGGGTCCCCCGATCCGGCCTCCGACCTGTGGTCGCTCGGCGCGACGCTGTACACGGCCGTCGAGGCCCGCTCGCCGTTCCGCCGCACCTCGCCCATCTCCAGCCTCCAGGCCGTGGTGAACGAGGAGCCGCCCGCCCCGACCCACGCGGGCGCGCTGGCCCCGGTCATCACGGCGCTGCTGCGCAAGGATCCGGCGCAGCGGCCCTCGGCCGACGAGGCCGAGCAGATGCTGCTGCAGGCGATGGAGGGCCGCGAGCCGAAGTCGGCGCAGGCGTACGTACCCACGCGCGCGATGGGCTCCGATGAGCTGGGCGCCGCCCGGAACGAGCCGGCGGACACGGCCACACTGCCCGGGAACGGGGAGCCGGGCGCGAACCAGGACCAGAATCAGGGCCGGGCGCCGGAGCCGGTGCCGGGCCAGGGGCCGGGTCAGGGTCCGGCTCCGGCATTCGCCGCCCGGTCGGAATCCGGGCCGGGCGGGCAGGGCGGACACCCCGGACCGGGCGGATCAGGCGGGCCGGGTCGCCGTGACGCCGGAGCCCCCGGTTGGATCGGGCGCGCGGCGGTCATCGCCGTGGTGGCGGCGCTGCTCGGCGGCGGCGGGGTGTTCGGGATCCTGAAGTACACCAGCGACTCGGACACGGACGGCGGGATCCCGGGCCGGACGGCCGGTGCGAAGGAGTCCCCCGGTGCCTCCTCCGGTGCCGGGGGCGGCAAGGGGCAGGCGGAAGAGGTTCCGCCGGCGGGCTGGTCGAAGGTGGTCGACAAGGAGGGCTTCGCCCTCTTCGTCCCGGACGGCTGGAAGCGCCGGGAGGACGGGTCGCAGATCGACTACACCGGGGACGGCGGCAAGCACTTCATCCGGATCGCGATGGACCGCAAGCCGCTGTTCAAGGACCCGTACGCACACCTGCTGGACCTGGAGAAGCAGGTCGCGAAGCGCTCCGACTACGTGCGCCAGACCCTGCACCCGAACACCTTCCGGGGGCAGGTCAAGGCCGCCCTGTGGGAGTTCGCCTGGACGGAGAGGACCGGGGCCTTCACCGGGCCGCGGAAGGCCATCGAGCAGATGTACTACACGCCGGACGGCACCGAGTACGCGGTGTACATGTCGGGTCCGGTCGCGGACTGGGACACGACCAGGTCACAGTTCGACGTCGTGCTCAGCGGCTGGCAGCCGGCCCCGGCCCGCTGA